The Noviherbaspirillum cavernae region CCAGCAGCGTGCCGACACCACCCACCAGAACCCAGATGATGACCAAGGCAGATTGCGTCAGGCTGAACACCGTCGGGCTGGTGAAAGCCCCCCAGTTTGCGAACAGACAGCCCGAGAGGCCTGCCACACCGCCACCGATAACAAAGGCAGCAAGCTTGTATTTGCGCGAATCGTATCCCAGCAGATCGACACGTTGTTCGTTCTCGCGCAGCGCGACGAGAACCCGCCCGAAGTGACTGCCGAGCAAAAGACGCAGGCCGATATACGCAGCCATTAGAAAGCCGACGCAAACGACGAAAAATGCATCCGGACTGATGATATGGTCGGGACTGCCGGGGACATTCAACGTAGGAATCGAGGGAATGCCGTTGAATCCGCCAATGGCCGCGGTGCCGATGCGATACTGATCGCCGGAGGTGGAATTGGTCAGGTTGAACAGAATCAGCGTCACGGTCAGTGTAATCACGCCGAGATACACATCGCTGATGCGTCCGAAGAAAATGAAATAGCCGAGCGCCAGAGCGAATAACGCAGGAACGACAATGGCTACCGCAAATGCACCGGTCGATTCACCGAAATTGATGGCCGCGATGGCATATGCGTAGGAACCCAGACCAAAGAAAGCAGCTTGTCCAAAGCAGAGAATTCCACCGTATCCCCAGATGAAGCCGAGGGACAGGGCAAGGATGGACATGATGACGTAAACCGTCAATTCCATCAGAGTGAATGTCTCTAGGAAAAGCGGAAGGATCAGTATTGCGGCTAGACCGGCTGCAAGGCAGGCCCCGATGGGGAGATAGTTTTTCATTCTAGACACGTCCACGGAAAAAGCGACCTGTGATTCCCTGCGGGAGCATTCTGACCAGAACAATCGCGACCAAAAGCAAGCCCACTTCTCCGATAACCGGAGTCGACAGGAAAGTGGTGAGTTGATTGACAGTGCCGAACGCGCTGGATGCGGCCAGTGTGCCCGTAAGAATGGATGCGCCTCCTCCGATTACTGTAATGAAGGATTTCGCAACGTAGGCCACACCGATTGTGGGAACCACACCCGTGATGGGCGCCAATACTCCACCGGCCAGTCCGGCGAGTGCTGCGCCGAGAGAGAATGTCACCGAGTAGATCCGCGCCGGATTGATTCCCAGCGCGGCGGACATCGAGGCATTCTGCATCACTCCTCTGGCAACCAGACCGAAATCGGTTCTGGTAAGCAGCAGATACAGCCCTCCCAGAACAGCAATCGCAACGGCAATAATGAACACCGTATACAGGCTGACCTGATACGCGCCAATCGTCATCGATCCCAAGGGAGAGGAGAGGCCAATCGTTGTGTTGCCGTAGATGGAGGTAATCAGGCCAATCAACAGCAGCGACAGTCCCCACGTCGCAAGCATCGTATCCATCATGCGACCATACAGATATCTCACGATGCAGCGCTCCACCACGAAGCCGAACAAACCGACCGCGATGGGCGAAACGAGCAGTATGGCGATCCATATGTTGACGCCCAGCTTGGAAGCGGTGATTGCAGCATAGCCTCCAATCATGATGAATTCGCCATGAGCCAGATTAATCACCTTCATCATGCCGAATACAATCGCCAGGCCGATACTTACCAACACGAGCGTGGCGACAGCATTCAGCACCTCAAGACAAACCACTGCAAAGTAGTCCACAAGACCCTCCCTTGGAAATAACGGCCGATCAGATCTTGATTACGAACTGCTTGTTCTCGTTGGGAGTCTTGCTCAAATTGCAGACGGCTGCAGTGTCGACCGGCTTTTGCTGCTTGTAACTTTCAAGGATCTTCCACTTCTTGTCCTTGCATTCCGCAATCTGAATATCCAGCACGCAGTGATGGGTCACAGGATCGATGGTCACCTTGCCGCTTGGTCCGTCAAAGGAAATGCCGGTTTCCAGCGCCTGGATCATCTTCATGCGGTCCAGCGATCCTGCTTTCTTTACGCCCATCGCCCACAGGTGCACGCCCTGATATGTGGCTGCAGCCAATTCGCCAATATACGGATAATCGGCGCCATACTTTTTATGCCAGCGATCGACGAAGCCCTTGTTGATGGGACTATTGATGGATTCGAAATAACTGAATGCGGTGACGATGCCGTCCGACTCGTCTTTTGAAAGAACGATATGCTCGTTCCCATTATTGAAGGTGGTCGACGCCATCGGGATTTTCTTGTTCATGCCGGCCGCCGCCCATTGGCGATAGAACGCCATATGCGCTCCGCCCACCAGGACCGAAATCACCATATCCGGCTTGGCGGCTTGAATCTTCTGAATCGTCGGGCCGAACTGATTGACATCGAGAGGAAAAAAATCTGCTCCGATCACGGTGGCATCTACCTGACCCGCATATTTCTTGATCCAGTCGGTGGTGATATGACCGTAGTTGTAGTCGGCCGCCAGAATGTAGATTTTCTTCCCCCAGCGCTTGGTCACATAGGGAACCAGCTTGTCGACATTCTGCGCCGGGGTCTGGCCAGTGCAGAATGTATTGCGATCGCAGACGCCGCCTTCGTACTGTGTATTGTAAAAATAAAGGGCATTGAAGCGCTTCATTACCGGACGGATTACTTCGCGCGATGCAGAAGTAATACCCCCGAACAGTGCCGTCACCTTGTCCTTCAGCGCCATCTGCTGTGCATATTGCGCGTAAAGCTGCATGTTGGACTGCGGATCCATGGTCACGATGCTGACCTTCTTTCCCAGCAAGCCTCCGGCATCATTGATTTCCTGCACGGCCAGCTGCATGGCGTCCTGCATTGGCTTGCCCAGAATATCCAGGCCTCCCGACAAATCATGCAAGCTGCCTATCACGATATCGTCGGATCCTTTTGCGAAACTCGACAGTGGTGCTGCAGCTGCAACCGCAGCTGCTCCTGCGAGGGATTTCAAAACCTTTCTGCGGGTGATCGTCATGTTGGATCTCCAATTGGATTGATGGGTAATAAAGATCGATGCATGCAAGCTGAAACAAGGTTGAAACAAAGGTATGGGTTATCTGCTAGAACATCTGCCAGTCGACTTCTTTCTCATAGGCGCTGGCAACCTGATACAGCTTCGCCTCATCGAAGCAACGGCCGATCAACATCATTCCTATCGGGAGTCCGTCGCTCATGCCGCAAGGAACCTGCAACGCGGGGTGGCCGGTGACGTCGAACGGCGAGGTGTTTGCCATCATTTCCCATGCGCGCTGGAATACAAGCTCCAGCGGCGCATCTACAGGAGGTAATGGGGTAGCTTTCATGGGCAAAGTAGGCATGAGCAGAACATCGTAGTCAGCCAGAACCGTGTCATAGGCCCCGCGCAATTGACGCGCAAGATTCTGTGCTTTTGCGTAAAACGTACCTTTGCCAACTCGTGTCATGAACTCGCCTGCAACCATCGTGAATTTCAGGGTTTCGGATAGTTCGTCCGCACGGTGGCGCCATTGAGCATGCGCTTCCATCAGCGAGGGCAT contains the following coding sequences:
- a CDS encoding branched-chain amino acid ABC transporter permease, which translates into the protein MKNYLPIGACLAAGLAAILILPLFLETFTLMELTVYVIMSILALSLGFIWGYGGILCFGQAAFFGLGSYAYAIAAINFGESTGAFAVAIVVPALFALALGYFIFFGRISDVYLGVITLTVTLILFNLTNSTSGDQYRIGTAAIGGFNGIPSIPTLNVPGSPDHIISPDAFFVVCVGFLMAAYIGLRLLLGSHFGRVLVALRENEQRVDLLGYDSRKYKLAAFVIGGGVAGLSGCLFANWGAFTSPTVFSLTQSALVIIWVLVGGVGTLLGPIIGCFFVQWLTSYIGGLDIVNPNLLLGAVLIGFVLLLPKGLVSVLAKWGTILTSHFGSKSANHGRKHSSPQPASGGVAQ
- a CDS encoding ABC transporter permease subunit; the protein is MDYFAVVCLEVLNAVATLVLVSIGLAIVFGMMKVINLAHGEFIMIGGYAAITASKLGVNIWIAILLVSPIAVGLFGFVVERCIVRYLYGRMMDTMLATWGLSLLLIGLITSIYGNTTIGLSSPLGSMTIGAYQVSLYTVFIIAVAIAVLGGLYLLLTRTDFGLVARGVMQNASMSAALGINPARIYSVTFSLGAALAGLAGGVLAPITGVVPTIGVAYVAKSFITVIGGGASILTGTLAASSAFGTVNQLTTFLSTPVIGEVGLLLVAIVLVRMLPQGITGRFFRGRV
- a CDS encoding transporter substrate-binding protein, giving the protein MTITRRKVLKSLAGAAAVAAAAPLSSFAKGSDDIVIGSLHDLSGGLDILGKPMQDAMQLAVQEINDAGGLLGKKVSIVTMDPQSNMQLYAQYAQQMALKDKVTALFGGITSASREVIRPVMKRFNALYFYNTQYEGGVCDRNTFCTGQTPAQNVDKLVPYVTKRWGKKIYILAADYNYGHITTDWIKKYAGQVDATVIGADFFPLDVNQFGPTIQKIQAAKPDMVISVLVGGAHMAFYRQWAAAGMNKKIPMASTTFNNGNEHIVLSKDESDGIVTAFSYFESINSPINKGFVDRWHKKYGADYPYIGELAAATYQGVHLWAMGVKKAGSLDRMKMIQALETGISFDGPSGKVTIDPVTHHCVLDIQIAECKDKKWKILESYKQQKPVDTAAVCNLSKTPNENKQFVIKI